The proteins below are encoded in one region of Diceros bicornis minor isolate mBicDic1 chromosome 14, mDicBic1.mat.cur, whole genome shotgun sequence:
- the MRS2 gene encoding magnesium transporter MRS2 homolog, mitochondrial isoform X2, whose protein sequence is MECLRSLTWLLPRAVGLPRRTLCALALGLTPAARPVAACGRAAELLGGSRAALLCGPRRLRVAGEVHRFRTSDVSQATLASVSPVFTVTKFDKEGNVTSFERKKTDLYQELGLQARDLRFQHLMSITTRNNRIIMRMEYLKAVITPECLLILDYRNLNLEQWLFRELPSQLAGEGQLVTYPLPFEFRAIEALLQYRINTLQGKLSILQPLILETLEALVDPKHSSVDRSKLHILLQNGKSLSELETDIKIFKESILEILDEEELLEELCLTKWSDPQVFHRNVMMRLNLQLTMGTFSLSLFGLMGVAFGMNLESSLEEDHRVFWLITGIMFMGSGLIWRRLLSFLGRQLEAPLPPVVASLPKKTLQADRRMEMKHSFRPDGLGSSRSLLTNR, encoded by the exons ATGGAATGCCTGCGGAGCTTGACCTGGCTCCTGCCCCGCGCGGTGGGGCTGCCCCGGCGCACCCTGTGTGCTCTGGCCTTGGGCCTGACCCCTGCAGCTCGCCCTGTTGCCGCCTGCGGCCGCGCAGCCGAACTACTCGGAGGGAGCCGGGCCGCGCTGCTCTGCGGGCCCCGCCGGCTCCGCGTGGCAG GTGAAGTGCACCGGTTTAGAACTTCTGACGTCTCTCAAGCCACTTTAGCCAGTGTATCCCCAGTGTTTACTGTG aCAAAATTTGACAAAGAGGGAAATGTTACTTCTTTTG aaaggaagaaaactgactTATATCAAGAATTAGGTCTTCAAGCAAGAGATTTGAGGTTCCAGCATTTAATGAGCATCACAACCAGAAACAATAGGATTATCATGAGAATGGAG tatttgAAAGCTGTGATAACTCCAGAGTGTCTCCTGATATTAGATTATCGTAATTTAAATTTGGAGCAATGGCTATTCCGGGAACTCCCTTCACAGTTGGCTGGAGAGGGTCAGCTTGTCACATACCCTTTACCATTTGAGTTTAGAGCTATTGAAGCACTCCTGCAGTATCGG ATCAACACCCTTCAGGGGAAACTTAGCATTTTGCAGCCACTGATCCTTGAGACGTTGGAAGCTTTAGTGGATCCCAAACATTCTTCTGTAGACAGAAGCAAACTTCACATCTTGCTACAAAATGGCAAAAG TCTATCAGAGTTAGAAacagatattaaaatttttaaagagtcGATTTTGGAGATCTTGGATGAAGAAGAGTTGCTAGAAGAGCTCTGTCTAACAAAATGGAGTGACCCACAAGTCTT CCACCGTAATGTGATGATGAGGTTGAACCTGCAGTTGACCATGGGAACCTTCTCTCTTTCGCTCTTTGGACTAATGGGAGTTGCTTTTGGAATGAATTTGGAATCTTCCCTCGAAGAG GACCATAGAGTGTTTTGGCTGATTACAGGAATCATGTTCATGGGGAGTGGCCTGATCTGGAGGCGTTTACTGTCATTCCTTGGACGACAACTCGAAGCTCCTTTGCCTCCTGTG GTGGCCTCTTTACCTAAAAAGACTCTCCAGGCAGATAGAAGGATGGAAATGAAACACAGCTTCAGGCCGGATGGACTTGGATCAAGCAGGAGCCTCCTCACAAACCGTTAG
- the MRS2 gene encoding magnesium transporter MRS2 homolog, mitochondrial isoform X1 — MECLRSLTWLLPRAVGLPRRTLCALALGLTPAARPVAACGRAAELLGGSRAALLCGPRRLRVAGEVHRFRTSDVSQATLASVSPVFTVTKFDKEGNVTSFERKKTDLYQELGLQARDLRFQHLMSITTRNNRIIMRMEYLKAVITPECLLILDYRNLNLEQWLFRELPSQLAGEGQLVTYPLPFEFRAIEALLQYRINTLQGKLSILQPLILETLEALVDPKHSSVDRSKLHILLQNGKSLSELETDIKIFKESILEILDEEELLEELCLTKWSDPQVFEKSSTGIDHAEEMELLLENYYRLAEDLSNAAHELRVLIDDSQSIIFINLDSHRNVMMRLNLQLTMGTFSLSLFGLMGVAFGMNLESSLEEDHRVFWLITGIMFMGSGLIWRRLLSFLGRQLEAPLPPVVASLPKKTLQADRRMEMKHSFRPDGLGSSRSLLTNR, encoded by the exons ATGGAATGCCTGCGGAGCTTGACCTGGCTCCTGCCCCGCGCGGTGGGGCTGCCCCGGCGCACCCTGTGTGCTCTGGCCTTGGGCCTGACCCCTGCAGCTCGCCCTGTTGCCGCCTGCGGCCGCGCAGCCGAACTACTCGGAGGGAGCCGGGCCGCGCTGCTCTGCGGGCCCCGCCGGCTCCGCGTGGCAG GTGAAGTGCACCGGTTTAGAACTTCTGACGTCTCTCAAGCCACTTTAGCCAGTGTATCCCCAGTGTTTACTGTG aCAAAATTTGACAAAGAGGGAAATGTTACTTCTTTTG aaaggaagaaaactgactTATATCAAGAATTAGGTCTTCAAGCAAGAGATTTGAGGTTCCAGCATTTAATGAGCATCACAACCAGAAACAATAGGATTATCATGAGAATGGAG tatttgAAAGCTGTGATAACTCCAGAGTGTCTCCTGATATTAGATTATCGTAATTTAAATTTGGAGCAATGGCTATTCCGGGAACTCCCTTCACAGTTGGCTGGAGAGGGTCAGCTTGTCACATACCCTTTACCATTTGAGTTTAGAGCTATTGAAGCACTCCTGCAGTATCGG ATCAACACCCTTCAGGGGAAACTTAGCATTTTGCAGCCACTGATCCTTGAGACGTTGGAAGCTTTAGTGGATCCCAAACATTCTTCTGTAGACAGAAGCAAACTTCACATCTTGCTACAAAATGGCAAAAG TCTATCAGAGTTAGAAacagatattaaaatttttaaagagtcGATTTTGGAGATCTTGGATGAAGAAGAGTTGCTAGAAGAGCTCTGTCTAACAAAATGGAGTGACCCACAAGTCTT TGAAAAAAGCAGTACTGGAATTGACCACGCAGAAGAGATGGAGTTGCTCTTGGAAAACTACTATCGATTAGCTGAGGATCTTTCCAATGCAGCTCATGAACTTAGGGTACTGATTGATGATTCACAGAGTATTATATTCATCAATCTGGACAG CCACCGTAATGTGATGATGAGGTTGAACCTGCAGTTGACCATGGGAACCTTCTCTCTTTCGCTCTTTGGACTAATGGGAGTTGCTTTTGGAATGAATTTGGAATCTTCCCTCGAAGAG GACCATAGAGTGTTTTGGCTGATTACAGGAATCATGTTCATGGGGAGTGGCCTGATCTGGAGGCGTTTACTGTCATTCCTTGGACGACAACTCGAAGCTCCTTTGCCTCCTGTG GTGGCCTCTTTACCTAAAAAGACTCTCCAGGCAGATAGAAGGATGGAAATGAAACACAGCTTCAGGCCGGATGGACTTGGATCAAGCAGGAGCCTCCTCACAAACCGTTAG